Proteins encoded in a region of the Kwoniella shivajii chromosome 3, complete sequence genome:
- a CDS encoding Grx4 family monothiol glutaredoxin — translation MSSENVVQVTSPEHFKTLLSTDLNRVSCLNFWAPWAEPCKAFNQSIEEKSKQFPQVLFLNIEAEELSDISESFDIEAVPSFLLIRGHTLLARHSGSDVLLLVSLLQQHSGSSSTSTSSTSSSTTPLATSNVVPQAPNSAEPKPRTEEEIIKRCHELMNKHKVVLFMKGNPTSPKCGFSRQTVGLLREQGVEFAWFDILSDEEVRQGLKKVNDWPTFPQIIVRGELVGGLDIVREMVENGEFQEILEGEEGMDEK, via the exons ATGTCAAGCGAAAACGTCGTTCAAGTGACTTCACCCGAACATTTCAAAACTCTCCTTTCAACAGATTTGAACAGAGTATCGTGTCTCAATTTCTGGGCACCATGGGCGGAACCATGCAAAGCTTTCAATCAATCCatagaagagaaatctaAACAATTCCCTCAAGTGTTATTCTTAAAT ATTGAAGCTGAGGAattatcagatatatcagaatcatTTGATATAGAAGCCGTcccttcattccttctcataCGT GGTCACACATTATTGGCTAGACATTCAGGTTCCGACGTTTTGTTATTAGTTTCATTATTACAACAACAttctggatcatcttcgacttcgacatcatctacatcttcatcaacgacaCCTTTAGCCACATCAAACGTAGTACCTCAAGCACCAAATTCTGCTGAACCCAAACCaagaacagaagaagaaataatCAAAAGATGTCATGAATTGATGAATAAACATAAAGTAGTTTTGTTCATGAAAGGTAATCCAACTTCACCCAAATGTGGATTTTCAAGACAGACTGTTGGTCTATTGAGAGAACAAGGTGTTGAATTCGCTTGGTTTGATATCTTGTCCGATGAGGAAGTAAGGCAAGGTTTGAAGAAAGTAAATGACTGGCCTA ctttccctcaaatcatAGTACGTGGTGAACTTGTTGGCGGACTTGATATCGTTAGAGAAATGGTTGAAAACGGAGAATTCCAAGAAATCttagaaggtgaagaaggtatggaTGAGAAatga
- a CDS encoding peptide chain release factor 1, archaeal and eukaryotic forms — translation MSSEQETDQAIEIWRYRKLLTMLANSRGAGTSCITLILPPRSQISQASNMLTTEYGTASNIKSRVNRLSVLSAITSTQQKLKLYNRVPDNGLCVFVGTVLNDEGKEKKISFALEPFKPINTSLYMCDSRFHVEALEELLENDSKWGFIIIDGNGALFGTLSGNTREVVHKFTVDLPKKHGRGGQSALRFSRLREEARRNYVRKVAEMSVQHFITADKVNVAGLVLAGSAELKTDLSGSDLFDPRLLAKVVKIVDVSYGGENGFNQAIELAADSLANVKFVQEKKLIQKYFDEIALDTGKYCFGITDTLKALDMGAVETLIVWEQLDVVRNTLRNAAGEEVIVFASPGEKDREKFMDKSTGTEMESAAEPQPLLEWFAERYKEFGATLEFVTNKSQEGSQFVKGFGGIGGILRYKVDFTELGDLDDEDDEFYGSDEDSDI, via the exons ATGTCAAGCGAACAAGAG ACTGATCAAGCAATCGAA ATCTGGAGGTACCGTAAATTACTTACGATGCTCGCCAATTCAAGGGGTGCAGGTACTTCATGTATCACCCTTATTCTACCTCCAA GATCTCAAATATCCCAAGCAAGTAATATGTTAACCACTGAATACGGTACTGCTTCAAACATCAAATCTCGTGTTAACAG GTTATCTGTGTTATCAGCTATCACTTCAACTCAACAAAAGCTCAAACTCTACAACcgag TTCCCGACAATGGTCTGTGTGTATTCGTCGGTACTGTTCTTAACgatgaaggaaaagaaaagaagatctCATTCGCTCTTGAACCTTTCAAACCCATCAACACTTCATTGTATATGTGTGACAGTAGATTCCATGTTGAAGCTCTAGAAGAATTATTGGAGAATGACTCAAAATGGggtttcatcatcat CGATGGTAACGGAGCT CTATTCGGCACTTTATCCGGTAACACTCGTGAAGTTGTACACAAATTCACCGTTGATTTACCAAAGAAACATGGTCGAGGTGGTCAATCCGCTTTACGTTTCTCACGTCTTCGAGAAGAGGCCAGACGAAATTATGTACGAAAAGTCGCTGAAATGTCTGTACAACATTTCATCACTGCCGATAAAGTGAATGTAGCAGGATTGGTTCTGGCTGGTAGTGCAGAATTGAAGACTGATTTAAGTGGAAGTGATCTGTTCGATCCTAGATTATTGGCTAAAGTAGTTAAAATCGTTGATGTTTCATACGGTGGTGAAAATGGTTTCAACCAA GCTATTGAATTAGCAGCAGATTCACTCGCCAATGTTAAATTCGTACAAGAGAAGAAACTTATCCAAAAATACTTTGATGAAATCGCTCTCGATACTGGAAAATACTGCTTTGGTATCACTGATACCCTCAAGGCTTTGGATATGGGTGCTGTGGAAACCTTGATCGTTTGGGAACAACTGGATGTCGTTAGAAACACCTTGAGAAACGCTGCTGGTG AAGAAGTAATTGTATTCGCTTCACCAGGTGAGAAAGATCGAGAGAAGTTTATGGATAAATCAACTGGAACAGAAATGGAATCAGCTGCTGAACCTCAACCATTACTCGAATGGTTCGCCGAGAGATATAAGGAATTCGGAGCTACATTGGAGTTCGTAACCAATAAATCTCAAGAAGGTTCACAATTCGTCAAAGGTTTCGGTGGTATTGGTGGTATTTTGAGATACAAAGTAGACTTCACTGAGTTGGgtgatttagatgatgaagatgatgaattttACGGTTCTGATGAGGACAGTG ACATCTAA